A region from the Papio anubis isolate 15944 chromosome 6, Panubis1.0, whole genome shotgun sequence genome encodes:
- the BICRAL gene encoding BRD4-interacting chromatin-remodeling complex-associated protein-like — MDDDDDSCLLDLIGDPQALNYFLHGPSNKSSNDDLTNAGYSAANSNSIFANSSNADPKSSLKGVSNQLGEGPSDGLPLSSSLQFLEDELESSPLPDLTEDQPFDILQKSLQEANITEQTLAEEAYLDASIGSSQQFAQAQLHPSSSASFTQASNVSNYSGQTLQPIGVTHVPVGASFASNTVGVQHGFMQHVGISVPSQHLSNSSQISGSGQIQLIGSFGNHPSMMTINNLDGSQIILKGSGQQAPSNVSGGLLVHRQTPNGNSLFGNSSSSPVAQPVTVPFNSTNFQTSLPVHNIIIQRGLAPNSNKVPINIQPKPIQMGQQNTYNVNNLGIQQHHVQQGISFASASSPQGSVGPHMSVNIVNQQNTRKPVTSQAVSSAGGSIVIHSPMGQPHAPQSQFLIPTSLSVSSNSVHHVQTINGQLLQTQPSQLISGQVASEHVMLNRNSSNMLRTNQPYSGQMLNNQNTAVHLVSGQTFAASGSPVIANHASPQLVGGQMPLQQASPTVLHLSPGQSSVSQGRPGFTTMPSVTSMSGPSRFPAVSSASTAHPSLGSAVQSGSSGSNFTGDQLTQPNRTPVPVSVSHRLPVSSSKCTSTFSNTPGAGTQQQFFCQAQKKCLNQTSPISAPKTTDGLRQAQIPGLLSTALPGQDSGSKVISASLGTAQPQQEKVVGSSPGHPAVQVDSHSGGQKRPAAKQLTKGAFILQQLQRDQAHTVTPDKSHFRSLSDAVQRLLSYHVCQGSMPTEEDLRKVDNEFETVATQLLKRTQAMLNKYRCLLLEDAMRINPSAEMVMIDRMFNQEERASLSRDKRLALVDPEGFQADFCCSFKLDKAAHETQFGRSDQHGSKASSSPHPPAKAQGRDRAKTSVTESMNHDQFHLVPNHIVVSAEGNISKKTECLGRALKFDKVGLVQYQSTSEEKASRREPLKASECSPGPEGHRKTSSRSDHGTESKLSSILADSHLEMTCNNSFQDKSLRNSPKNEVLHTDIMKGSGEPQPDLQLTKSLETTFKNILELKKAGRQPQSDPTVSGSVELDFPNFSPMASQENCLEKFIPDHSEGVVETDSILEAAVNSILEC, encoded by the exons aatgCTGATCCTAAGTCATCCCTCAAAGGTGTAAGCAACCAGCTTGGAGAAGGGCCCAGTGATGGACTGCCACTTTCAAGTAGCCTCCAGTTCCTTGAAGATGAACTCGAGTCTTCTCCTCTTCCTGATCTCACTGAGGACCAACCTTTCGACATTCTTCAGAAATCCTTGCAAGAGGCCAATATCACTGAACAGACGTTGGCAGAAGAGGCATATTTGGATGCCAGTATAGGTTCAAGCCAACAGTTTGCACAAGCTCAGCTTCATCCTTCTTCATCAGCATCCTTTACTCAGGCTTCTAATGTTTCTAATTACTCAGGTCAGACGCTGCAGCCTATAGGGGTGACGCATGTGCCTGTTGGAGCATCGTTTGCAAGCAATACAGTGGGTGTACAACATGGCTTTATGCAACATGTGGGGATCAGTGTTCCCAGCCAGCATTTGTCTAATAGCAGTCAGATTAGTGGTTCTGGTCAAATACAATTAATTGGGTCATTTGGTAATCATCCTTCCATGATGACTATTAATAACCTAGATGGATCTCAAATCATATTAAAGGGCAGCGGGCAGCAAGCCCCATCAAATGTGAGTGGAGGGCTCCTGGTTCATAGACAGACTCCTAATGGCAACTCCTTGTTTGGGAACTCCAGTTCCAGTCCAGTAGCACAGCCTGTTACTGTTCCATTTAACAGCACAAATTTTCAAACATCTTTACCTGTGCATAACATCATCATACAAAGGGGTCTTGCACCAAATTCAAATAAAGTCCCAATTAATATACAGCCAAAGCCTATCCAGATGGGTCAGCAAAATACATACAATGTGAACAATTTGGGAATTCAGCAGCACCACGTACAACAAGGGATCTCTTTTGCTTCTGCAAGCTCACCCCAGGGCTCAGTAGGTCCACACATGTCTGTGAACATTGTAAACCAACAGAACACAAGAAAGCCAGTCACCTCACAGGCAGTGAGCAGCGCTGGGGGCAGTATTGTTATTCATTCCCCCATGGGCCAGCCTCACGCACCCCAAAGTCAGTTCCTCATACCTACAAGCCTTTCTGTCAGTTCCAACTCGGTACACCACGTCCAGACTATAAATGGGCAACTTCTTCAGACTCAACCCTCTCAGCTCATTTCTGGCCAAGTGGCCTCAGAGCATGTCATGTTGAACAGAAACTCTTCCAACATGCTCAGGACCAACCAACCATATTCTGGACAGATGCTTAACAACCAGAATACTGCCGTCCACTTAGTGTCTGGGCAGACATTTGCTGCCTCTGGAAGTCCAGTGATAGCCAATCATGCCTCTCCTCAGCTTGTGGGTGGACAGATGCCCTTGCAGCAGGCGTCCCCAACCGTATTACACCTGTCACCTGGGCAGAGCAGCGTTTCCCAAGGAAGACCTGGCTTCACCACCATGCCCTCGGTGACAAGCATGTCAGGACCTAGTCGGTTCCCTGCTGTCAGCTCAGCCAGCACTGCCCATCCTAGCCTTGGGTCTGCAGTTCAGTCTGGTTCATCAGGATCAAACTTTACGGGAGATCAGCTGACGCAGCCGAACAGGACTCCAGTACCAGTCAGTGTGTCTCATCGTCTTCCAGTTTCTTCTTCCAAGTGTACCAGCACCTTCAGTAACACACCTGGAGCAGGAACCCAGCAACAATTCTTCTGCCAG GCTCAGAAAAAATGTCTGAATCAGACTTCCCCCATTTCTGCTCCCAAGACCACAGACGGCCTGAGGCAAGCACAGATCCCTGGGCTCTTGAGCACCGCACTGCCAG GGCAGGATTCTGGAAGCAAAGTTATATCTGCGTCCTTAGGAACCGCACAACCACAGCAGGAAAAAGTAGTTGGATCATCTCCTGGCCATCCAGCTGTGCAG GTGGATAGTCATTCGGGAGGACAAAAAAGGCCTGCTGCAAAACAGCTAACTAAAGGAGCTTT CATTCTCCAGCAGTTGCAGAGGGACCAAGCCCACACTGTGACACCGGACAAAAGTCACTTCCGATCACTAAGTGATGCGGTGCAGAGACTGCTCTCCTACCACGTGTGCCAGGGCTCCATGCCCACTGAAGAAGACTTGAGAAAAG tggaCAATGAATTTGAAACAGTTGCCACTCAGCTCCTAAAAAGGACCCAAGCTATGCTTAACAAATACAGATGCCTGCTCCTAGAAGATGCCATG cgAATCAATCCCTCTGCTGAGATGGTGATGATCGATAGGATGTTCAACCAGGAGGAAAGAGCTTCCCTATCCCGAGACAAGCGCCTGGCGCTTGTAGACCCTG AGGGTTTTCAGGCTGATTTCTGTTGTTCCTTCAAACTTGATAAAGCTGCTCATGAGACACAGTTTGGCCGGAGTGACCAGCATGGCAGTAAAGCAAGCAGCTCTCCACATCCGCCGGCCAAGGCCCAAGGCAGAGACCGAGCCAAAACCAGTGTGACAGAATCCATGAATCATGACCAGTTTCATCTAGTGCCTAATCACATCGTGGTCTCTGCAGaaggaaacatttctaaaaaaacaGAATGCCTTGGCAGAGCACTGAAATTTGACAAAGTGGGCTTAGTTCAGTACCAGAGCACGTCTGAAGAGAAGGCCAGCCGGAGAGAGCCTCTGAAGGCCAGTGAGTGCTCTCCCGGCCCTGAAGGGCACCGGAAAACCTCATCCAGATCAGATCACGGTACTGAGAGCAAACTCTCAAGCATCCTAGCAGATTCGCACTTGGAGATGACATGTAACAATTCCTTCCAGGACAAAAGTCTGAGGAATTCTCCAAAGAATGAAGTTTTACACACAGACATCATGAAAGGGTCAGGCGAGCCCCAGCCAGATCTCCAGCTGACGAAGAGCTTGGAAACCACATTTAAGAACATCTTGGAACTCAAAAAGGCAGGACGGCAGCCCCAGAGTGACCCCACGGTTAGCGGCTCTGTTGAGTTAGATTTCCCCAACTTTTCTCCTATGGCTTCACAGGAAAACTGCCTGGAAAAGTTCATCCCGGACCACAGTGAAGGTGTTGTAGAAACTGACTCCATTTTAGAAGCAGCTGTAAATAGTATCTTAGAGTGTTAA